Proteins from one Terriglobus tenax genomic window:
- a CDS encoding DoxX family protein → MKKMIEIYGRGVILLSALRSPMLLLVRLYWGFQFAQTGWGKLHHLGKITEFFASLNIPFPAFNATFVSGLELFGGIFLMLGLFSRPISLLLAGNMFVAYWTADREALVSVFSDPGKFYVADPYTFLFASVMIFIFGAGFFALDTLIAKRLKGIGITA, encoded by the coding sequence ATGAAAAAAATGATCGAGATCTATGGCCGCGGGGTAATACTGCTTTCAGCATTGCGTTCGCCAATGCTTTTACTGGTTCGCCTTTACTGGGGCTTTCAGTTCGCACAGACGGGGTGGGGCAAACTGCATCATCTCGGCAAAATCACGGAGTTTTTCGCCAGCTTGAACATTCCGTTTCCTGCCTTCAATGCCACATTTGTTTCGGGGCTTGAGCTCTTCGGCGGCATCTTTTTGATGCTTGGGCTGTTTTCGCGACCAATCTCCTTGCTGCTTGCCGGTAACATGTTTGTTGCATACTGGACTGCGGACCGTGAAGCGCTGGTGTCCGTCTTTTCCGATCCCGGCAAGTTCTACGTGGCCGATCCGTATACGTTTCTCTTCGCTTCCGTCATGATCTTCATCTTTGGCGCGGGCTTTTTCGCATTGGATACACTCATCGCAAAACGACTCAAAGGAATCGGCATCACCGCATGA
- a CDS encoding sigma-70 family RNA polymerase sigma factor — translation MNNQLDNRDEEGMIASILAGDTQLYHELIRPYERSVYMMALTYMKNEADAEDIAQEAFLKAFRNLASFRAEAKFSTWLISITLNEARSRLRQKSAVRMESIDEPVEEGGSVSPAMLRDWKEIPSETVERGEVRQLLQDAVTSLPEIYRGVFILRDIQELSVNETAEALQISISSVKVRLHRARMMLQKQLAPQLRQVAPKSKRRWMPWS, via the coding sequence ATGAACAATCAGCTCGACAATAGAGATGAGGAAGGCATGATCGCCTCAATTCTTGCGGGCGATACTCAGCTCTACCACGAGCTGATTCGCCCCTACGAGCGCAGTGTTTACATGATGGCCCTGACGTACATGAAGAACGAAGCTGACGCCGAAGACATTGCGCAGGAAGCCTTTCTCAAGGCATTCCGCAACCTTGCGAGCTTTCGTGCAGAGGCCAAGTTCAGTACCTGGCTTATCAGCATCACATTGAATGAAGCGCGTAGCCGGCTGCGGCAAAAATCAGCGGTTCGCATGGAATCTATTGACGAGCCAGTGGAGGAAGGAGGCTCGGTCTCTCCGGCAATGCTGCGTGACTGGAAAGAGATTCCCTCGGAGACGGTCGAGCGCGGAGAGGTCCGTCAGCTGCTGCAGGATGCCGTCACCTCGCTGCCCGAAATCTATCGCGGGGTGTTCATTTTGCGCGATATCCAGGAACTAAGCGTGAACGAGACCGCAGAGGCTTTGCAGATCAGTATTTCATCGGTCAAGGTACGGCTGCATCGTGCACGTATGATGCTTCAAAAGCAACTCGCGCCCCAATTGCGCCAGGTTGCGCCGAAATCGAAACGGAGGTGGATGCCATGGTCATAG